The Formosa sp. Hel1_33_131 genome window below encodes:
- a CDS encoding YifB family Mg chelatase-like AAA ATPase, whose protein sequence is MLKKVYGSAVFGVEAHTITIEVNVDKGIGYHLVGLPDNAIKESNFRIAAALQNNGYKIPGKKLIINMSPADMRKEGSAYDLPLAMGILTASNQITEDHIERYIIMGELSLDGTVQSIKGALPIAIKALEEGFEGFILPKENAKEAAIVSGLKVYGVEHISEVIDYFHNNKPLEQTIVDTRAEFQKNLEHPEFDFSDVKGQESIKRCMEIAASGGHNIILIGPPGAGKTMLAKRLPSILPPMTLHEALETTKIHSVVGRVGAQKGLIAQRPFRSPHHTISNVALVGGGSYPQPGEISLSHNGVLFLDELPEFKREVLEVMRQPLEDREVTISRAKFTVTYPSSFMLVASMNPSPSGYFNDPNSPMMSSATEMQRYLGKISGPLLDRIDIHIEVTPVPFEKLSDERKGESSVDIRKRVTKARELQTKRFEDSEVVHYNAQMNTKQIRKYCKLDDTSMQLLKTAMERLNLSARAYDRILKVSRTIADLEGALSIESTHISEAIQYRSLDREGWLG, encoded by the coding sequence ATGCTCAAAAAAGTCTACGGAAGCGCTGTCTTTGGCGTGGAAGCACATACCATCACTATTGAAGTCAATGTCGATAAAGGCATTGGTTACCATCTGGTAGGATTGCCAGATAATGCTATTAAAGAAAGTAATTTCCGTATTGCGGCGGCCCTTCAGAACAATGGTTATAAAATTCCTGGTAAAAAACTCATTATTAATATGTCGCCAGCCGACATGCGCAAAGAAGGCTCTGCCTATGATTTGCCCTTAGCGATGGGAATTCTAACCGCCTCCAATCAAATTACAGAAGACCATATCGAGCGCTATATCATTATGGGAGAGCTCTCCTTAGACGGAACGGTGCAATCTATAAAAGGCGCACTACCCATAGCTATTAAAGCCTTAGAGGAAGGTTTTGAGGGATTTATCTTACCGAAAGAAAACGCCAAAGAAGCTGCCATCGTCAGTGGTTTGAAAGTGTATGGGGTTGAACACATCTCTGAAGTAATCGACTATTTTCATAACAACAAGCCCTTAGAACAAACCATTGTGGATACCCGAGCCGAGTTTCAAAAAAACCTTGAGCATCCCGAATTTGACTTTTCAGATGTCAAAGGGCAAGAGAGTATCAAGCGCTGTATGGAAATTGCGGCATCTGGTGGACATAACATTATATTGATTGGCCCTCCGGGAGCAGGGAAAACAATGCTCGCCAAGCGGTTGCCTTCCATTTTACCTCCGATGACTTTGCACGAAGCATTGGAAACCACCAAAATACATTCGGTTGTGGGGCGTGTTGGGGCTCAAAAAGGACTGATTGCACAACGCCCATTTCGATCGCCCCATCATACAATTTCAAACGTCGCTCTTGTGGGCGGTGGGAGCTATCCGCAACCTGGGGAGATTTCACTATCTCACAACGGCGTATTGTTTTTAGATGAATTGCCCGAGTTTAAACGTGAAGTTCTCGAAGTCATGCGACAACCGTTGGAAGATCGAGAAGTCACGATTTCACGTGCGAAGTTTACAGTTACCTACCCAAGTAGTTTTATGTTGGTCGCCAGTATGAACCCAAGTCCAAGCGGGTATTTCAACGATCCGAATTCGCCAATGATGTCTTCAGCCACCGAAATGCAACGCTATTTAGGTAAAATTTCGGGACCTTTATTGGATCGTATTGACATCCATATAGAGGTGACGCCCGTGCCTTTTGAAAAGTTGTCAGACGAGCGAAAAGGGGAGTCCTCCGTAGATATTAGAAAACGGGTGACCAAAGCCCGTGAGCTGCAAACCAAACGCTTTGAGGATTCTGAGGTCGTACATTACAACGCACAAATGAACACCAAACAAATCCGGAAATACTGCAAGTTAGACGACACGTCCATGCAGCTTTTGAAAACTGCTATGGAGCGTTTAAACTTATCTGCTCGTGCCTACGATCGCATCCTAAAAGTTTCCAGAACCATTGCCGATTTAGAAGGTGCTTTGTCTATTGAAAGCACTCATATTAGCGAAGCCATTCAATACCGAAGTTTGGATCGAGAGGGGTGGTTAGGATAA
- a CDS encoding glycosyl hydrolase family 17 protein, producing MRATKHILILILLVFLVISCKNKQSNTQNPNQQNQNEVTAKDILGNSKYLAISYGGYRKKSRDFQPSIEELKEDMKILHAMNIRILRTYNVRLAHTSNILKAIRELKNEDANFEMYMMVGAWIDCKNAWTDQPLNHHEESENNASEIDRAVALAQEFPDIVKVIAVGNEAMVKWAASYFVQPAVILKWVNHLQALKKKGDLSKDLWITSSDNFASWGGGDPQYHVEDLTKLIEAVDYLSVHTYPMHDTHYNPIFWGVFGDETELSSLKRIDIAMNRAKTYAVSQSDSVASYIKSLGINKPIHIGETGWASFSNGYYGAKGSKATDEYKEAIFYNHIREWTNEANMSCFYFEAFDEPWKDAHNSGGSENHFGLFTVDGKAKYVLWDLVDKGVFEGLTRGGNPITKTYNGNKEALFLEVELPPVKKEITKNH from the coding sequence ATGAGAGCAACAAAGCATATATTAATTTTAATACTCCTTGTTTTTCTTGTAATATCTTGTAAAAATAAGCAATCAAATACGCAGAACCCGAACCAACAAAATCAAAACGAAGTGACAGCTAAAGACATCTTAGGAAATTCAAAATATTTAGCGATCTCTTACGGAGGATATCGAAAAAAATCTCGAGATTTTCAACCCTCAATTGAAGAGTTAAAAGAAGATATGAAAATTCTTCATGCGATGAATATTAGAATATTGCGCACCTATAATGTGCGTTTGGCGCATACGTCTAATATTTTAAAAGCCATTCGGGAGTTGAAAAATGAAGATGCCAATTTCGAAATGTATATGATGGTTGGTGCTTGGATCGATTGTAAAAATGCTTGGACCGATCAACCGTTGAATCACCATGAAGAAAGCGAGAACAATGCCTCTGAGATTGATCGTGCAGTCGCTTTGGCACAAGAATTTCCAGATATTGTAAAAGTCATTGCCGTTGGAAATGAAGCCATGGTCAAATGGGCCGCCTCTTATTTTGTGCAACCCGCTGTGATTTTAAAATGGGTAAACCATTTACAAGCTTTAAAGAAAAAAGGAGACCTATCCAAAGACTTATGGATCACCAGTTCCGATAATTTTGCTTCTTGGGGTGGGGGAGATCCTCAATACCATGTGGAAGATCTCACGAAATTAATCGAGGCTGTGGATTATCTATCTGTACATACCTATCCAATGCACGATACACATTACAATCCTATTTTTTGGGGCGTTTTCGGGGACGAAACCGAATTGTCAAGTTTGAAACGCATTGATATTGCCATGAACCGAGCCAAAACTTATGCCGTTTCACAAAGCGATAGTGTGGCAAGTTATATAAAGAGCTTGGGCATTAACAAACCAATCCATATTGGTGAAACAGGTTGGGCAAGTTTTTCTAACGGTTATTACGGGGCTAAAGGCTCTAAAGCAACCGATGAGTACAAGGAGGCTATTTTTTACAACCATATTCGTGAATGGACTAATGAAGCTAATATGTCATGCTTCTATTTTGAAGCCTTTGATGAACCATGGAAAGATGCGCATAACTCAGGAGGTTCTGAAAACCATTTTGGTTTATTTACGGTGGATGGTAAAGCAAAATACGTTCTCTGGGATTTGGTAGATAAAGGCGTTTTTGAAGGATTGACACGTGGCGGGAATCCCATCACCAAAACCTATAATGGAAATAAAGAAGCACTATTCCTTGAGGTTGAATTGCCTCCGGTAAAAAAAGAAATCACAAAGAACCATTAA
- a CDS encoding glycoside hydrolase family 30 protein has translation MLTACTSKEPLQVTVYETSANGNKLTEVSEFSTSENPSKIQLSPEQIFQTITGFGGSFTESSAYLLNRLSKKNRTKIIDAYFSEKGANYSLTRTHISSCDFSLNNYTYAPIADDFELKHFSIIEDMDDLIPMIKDAMAVSEDGFKIIASPWTAPPWMKDNKEYVGGKLLPEYYDTFALFFSKYIDYYKAEGIDIWGLTPVNEPHGNGNNWESMHFSPEEETDFVQNHLGPKLEADGKGAINILGYDQNRAGLKEWVDVMFENEAASKYYAGTAIHWYESTYDFFPKALQYAHDKAPNKYLIETEGCVDSEIPKWQDDKWYWSKEATDWGFDWREQEKKYLHPKYAPVNRYARDIIGCLNNWVDGWVDWNMVLDRQGGPNWFKNWCVAPVIVDSDNDEVYFTPLYYTMAHFSKYIRPGAKVIGLDHSDTDLQVTAAQNPDGTIAVVVFNEGTTLKTFELSLGESSTIIAIQPQAIQTIVLPN, from the coding sequence ATGCTCACAGCATGTACATCTAAAGAACCTTTGCAAGTAACCGTTTATGAAACGTCTGCGAATGGTAACAAGTTAACCGAAGTATCAGAATTTAGTACTTCTGAAAACCCTTCGAAAATTCAACTGAGTCCGGAACAAATATTCCAAACCATCACTGGTTTTGGGGGCTCATTTACGGAATCTTCTGCGTACTTACTAAATCGTTTGAGTAAAAAAAATAGAACTAAAATTATCGACGCTTACTTTAGTGAAAAAGGTGCCAACTATTCATTGACCCGTACACATATTAGTTCTTGTGATTTTTCATTAAATAACTATACCTATGCGCCTATAGCGGATGATTTTGAGCTAAAACATTTCAGCATCATAGAAGATATGGACGATTTAATCCCTATGATAAAAGACGCAATGGCCGTCTCTGAAGATGGATTTAAAATCATAGCTTCTCCATGGACCGCACCGCCTTGGATGAAAGATAATAAAGAATATGTTGGTGGTAAATTACTACCAGAATACTACGATACCTTTGCCTTATTTTTTTCTAAATACATAGATTATTATAAAGCTGAAGGCATTGATATTTGGGGTTTAACCCCCGTCAATGAGCCTCATGGAAATGGCAATAACTGGGAGAGTATGCATTTCTCTCCAGAAGAGGAAACCGATTTTGTTCAAAACCATTTAGGACCAAAACTGGAAGCGGACGGAAAAGGAGCAATCAATATTTTAGGCTATGATCAAAACAGAGCTGGATTAAAAGAATGGGTCGATGTGATGTTTGAAAATGAAGCAGCTTCCAAGTATTATGCAGGAACCGCCATTCATTGGTATGAAAGTACTTATGATTTTTTCCCTAAAGCATTACAATATGCTCATGACAAAGCACCTAACAAATACTTAATAGAAACCGAAGGCTGTGTAGATTCTGAAATTCCAAAATGGCAAGATGACAAATGGTATTGGTCTAAAGAGGCAACGGATTGGGGATTTGATTGGCGAGAGCAAGAAAAAAAATATTTACATCCAAAATACGCCCCTGTCAACAGATATGCCAGAGATATTATTGGTTGCTTAAATAACTGGGTTGACGGTTGGGTCGATTGGAATATGGTATTGGACAGACAGGGTGGTCCAAACTGGTTTAAAAACTGGTGTGTTGCTCCTGTGATTGTAGATTCCGATAACGATGAAGTCTATTTTACGCCTTTGTATTATACGATGGCACATTTTAGTAAATACATACGACCCGGCGCCAAAGTGATTGGTCTGGATCATTCGGATACCGACCTACAAGTCACCGCTGCACAAAACCCTGATGGAACCATTGCAGTTGTGGTATTCAATGAAGGAACAACATTAAAAACCTTTGAACTTTCTTTAGGAGAATCTTCAACAATAATAGCCATACAACCACAAGCCATACAAACGATTGTATTACCAAACTAA
- a CDS encoding MFS transporter: protein MSNTLNKVPLGQKIAFGLGMLANQMFPAALGIFMVVLVQNLGFPGWMWGIIYFFPRIFDSFTDPIMGFISDNTKSKWGRRRQYVFIGAIVMGISFAIMWQLYIDSGVDYNFVYFMFWSFIFYLGLTIFSVPYVAMGYEMSDDFHERTSIMAVAQWIGQWAWVIAPWFWVIMYINGDDGWFETAEEATRTLAIWVGVILMFVAMVPALFIKSKSTLDEDYADLSLSNIKGSFKEIKLGFQEALKIKPFRKLCISTFLIFNAFNTVATFTFFVIVYQLFNGDAEAANAGYWPSLFGCLGALSTTFIVIPIVTRMSRKLGKKNAFLWSQGISIIGYILLWFLLIPGKPYMFIFALPFFSFGIGSLFTLMMSMTSDVIDLDELNTGKRREGIFGAIYWWMVKFGFAIAGALSGVILSVIGFQEGIASTEQEGAIIGLRVFFSGFPILGTLIAMWIMRDYDLTEEKAVKISAELAKRKEKPTSFYQTNKLASLLASGIQIDSTSDTDFTSKSDADIKALFSETLNKGLHGMCFSPYLEGQNIGNQLSESQISQRMDVIAPYTQWVRSFSCTEGNEHTPKIAHEKHLKTMVGAWIGSDKAQNEKELNTLIKLGKSGFVDIAVVGNETLMREELTEEELIAYINRVKRSLPGIPVGYVDAYYQFVERPKLIDACDVILANCYPFWEGCSIEQSATYLKQMYAVTQQVANGKPVIITETGWPNQGDHTKDAEPSENNAMKYFIDTANWAGQNEVPLFYFSSFDESWKVHHEGDVGARWGLWDKNENLKFQ from the coding sequence ATGTCTAACACTCTTAACAAAGTCCCCTTAGGTCAAAAGATTGCCTTTGGCTTAGGAATGCTTGCCAACCAAATGTTTCCAGCAGCACTTGGAATTTTTATGGTCGTTCTCGTACAAAATTTAGGATTTCCAGGTTGGATGTGGGGAATCATATACTTTTTTCCGAGAATATTTGATTCTTTCACAGATCCAATAATGGGGTTTATCTCAGATAACACCAAATCTAAATGGGGGAGACGTAGGCAGTATGTGTTTATTGGTGCGATTGTGATGGGAATTTCCTTTGCAATTATGTGGCAATTATATATAGATAGTGGCGTAGATTATAATTTTGTGTATTTTATGTTTTGGTCCTTTATCTTTTATTTAGGGCTCACTATTTTTAGTGTTCCTTACGTAGCGATGGGCTATGAGATGAGTGATGATTTTCATGAACGTACAAGCATCATGGCGGTTGCACAATGGATCGGCCAGTGGGCATGGGTTATAGCTCCATGGTTTTGGGTGATTATGTATATTAACGGCGATGATGGATGGTTTGAAACTGCAGAAGAAGCGACACGGACTTTAGCTATTTGGGTTGGTGTTATTTTAATGTTTGTGGCGATGGTTCCTGCACTATTTATCAAGAGTAAATCGACTTTAGACGAAGATTATGCCGATTTATCACTTAGTAATATTAAAGGAAGTTTTAAAGAAATCAAGTTAGGATTTCAAGAAGCGTTGAAAATTAAGCCGTTCCGTAAATTATGTATTTCAACTTTTCTAATTTTTAATGCCTTCAATACGGTTGCTACATTTACCTTTTTTGTCATTGTATATCAGTTATTTAATGGAGATGCAGAAGCTGCAAATGCGGGATACTGGCCTTCGTTATTTGGATGTTTAGGGGCGTTGTCCACAACCTTTATCGTCATTCCGATTGTCACTAGGATGTCTCGTAAGCTAGGAAAGAAAAATGCATTTTTATGGTCTCAAGGGATTTCTATAATAGGGTACATACTCCTTTGGTTTTTATTGATTCCAGGAAAACCCTATATGTTTATTTTCGCCCTTCCTTTCTTCTCCTTTGGAATAGGAAGTTTATTTACATTGATGATGTCCATGACTTCAGATGTAATTGATTTAGATGAATTAAATACAGGAAAACGAAGAGAAGGTATTTTTGGCGCTATTTATTGGTGGATGGTCAAATTTGGTTTTGCAATTGCTGGAGCTTTGAGTGGAGTCATTCTATCCGTTATTGGTTTTCAAGAAGGCATTGCCTCTACGGAACAAGAAGGGGCTATCATTGGTTTGCGTGTATTCTTTTCGGGTTTCCCAATATTAGGAACTCTAATCGCTATGTGGATTATGCGTGACTATGATCTTACAGAAGAAAAAGCGGTAAAAATCAGTGCTGAACTAGCAAAACGAAAAGAGAAACCAACCTCTTTTTATCAAACAAATAAGTTAGCATCCTTACTCGCTTCAGGAATACAAATTGATTCGACTTCGGATACTGATTTCACTTCAAAATCGGATGCGGATATTAAAGCCCTGTTTTCAGAAACTTTAAATAAGGGTCTGCACGGCATGTGTTTTAGCCCGTATTTAGAAGGACAAAACATTGGAAATCAGTTATCGGAATCTCAAATCAGTCAACGTATGGATGTCATTGCACCTTACACTCAATGGGTGCGTTCATTCTCCTGTACTGAAGGGAACGAGCATACACCTAAAATTGCCCACGAAAAACATTTAAAAACAATGGTGGGTGCATGGATCGGAAGTGATAAAGCTCAGAACGAAAAAGAGCTCAACACCTTAATCAAACTTGGAAAATCGGGGTTTGTAGATATCGCAGTTGTAGGGAATGAAACCTTGATGCGTGAAGAATTAACAGAAGAAGAATTGATTGCGTATATAAACCGTGTCAAACGCTCCCTACCAGGAATTCCTGTGGGTTATGTGGATGCCTATTACCAATTTGTAGAACGCCCTAAGCTGATTGATGCTTGTGACGTTATTTTAGCTAATTGCTATCCGTTTTGGGAAGGCTGTAGTATTGAGCAATCAGCAACGTATTTAAAGCAAATGTATGCCGTCACACAACAAGTAGCCAATGGGAAGCCTGTTATTATTACAGAAACAGGCTGGCCAAACCAAGGAGATCACACAAAAGATGCGGAACCTTCAGAAAACAATGCGATGAAATATTTTATAGATACTGCCAATTGGGCGGGACAAAATGAAGTACCACTATTCTATTTCTCCTCATTTGATGAGTCATGGAAAGTACATCACGAAGGAGATGTTGGAGCACGCTGGGGACTTTGGGATAAGAATGAGAATTTAAAATTTCAATAA
- a CDS encoding RluA family pseudouridine synthase — protein sequence MDKIVSNIDNLQILHEDNHLIVINKRSGDLVQGDKTGDTPLSDIVKGYIKKKYNKPGAVYLGVTHRLDRPTTGIVVFAKTSKALTRMNALFLNKKINKTYWAVVKNKPSKLKDTLIHWLKKNPKNNKSKAYIKEVDQSKKAVLHYELIYSLDRYHLLEVNLETGRHHQIRSQLSTVGSPIKGDLKYGFDRSNPDGSIHLHARNISFTHPVNEQLTSVTAPPPNEVLWKECMNHIDV from the coding sequence ATGGATAAGATTGTTTCAAATATTGACAACCTTCAAATTCTTCATGAAGACAATCATTTAATAGTCATCAATAAACGCTCTGGAGACCTTGTTCAGGGTGATAAAACTGGAGACACGCCTCTCAGTGATATTGTAAAGGGGTATATAAAAAAGAAGTACAACAAACCAGGGGCTGTTTATTTGGGAGTCACGCATCGGTTGGACCGCCCTACCACCGGAATTGTTGTATTTGCTAAAACTTCTAAAGCACTCACGAGAATGAATGCATTGTTTTTGAACAAAAAAATAAATAAAACTTATTGGGCTGTTGTGAAGAATAAGCCCTCAAAATTAAAAGACACACTCATTCACTGGCTTAAGAAAAATCCTAAAAACAACAAGTCAAAAGCATATATTAAAGAAGTTGATCAAAGTAAAAAGGCGGTACTGCATTATGAATTAATCTATAGTTTGGACCGCTACCACCTTCTTGAAGTCAATCTTGAAACGGGAAGACACCACCAAATCAGAAGTCAGTTATCTACTGTTGGAAGTCCTATCAAAGGTGATTTGAAATATGGATTTGACCGTAGCAACCCCGACGGGAGTATCCATTTACACGCCCGAAATATTTCATTTACACATCCTGTAAATGAGCAGTTAACATCCGTTACTGCGCCCCCTCCAAACGAGGTATTATGGAAGGAATGTATGAATCACATTGATGTATAA
- a CDS encoding glycoside hydrolase family 17 protein, giving the protein MSFKEGQQFSLKKIDQPYESGVNFTKLSTEGLEELWKHTLNNGMHGLCFSMYEDGQGPGNKITEHQVDRRMQVIKPYTKWVRSFSCIEGNEFIPRMAHKHGINTLVGAWLGDDLEKNEEELEALIALAKEGCVDIAAVGNEVMYREELTEAQLLEYILRVKEALPGIPVGYVDAYYEFTQRPKIAKACDVILANCYPYWEGCSQEDSLNHIQKMFGEAVDAAQGKKVIITESGWPSEGGSLRGAFSSKENAMRYFINVQKWSKEANIDLFYFSSFDESWKVGTEGDVGAYWGLWDKNEKLKF; this is encoded by the coding sequence ATGTCATTTAAAGAAGGTCAACAATTTTCGCTAAAAAAAATCGATCAACCCTACGAATCTGGAGTTAATTTCACGAAACTATCTACAGAAGGTTTAGAAGAATTATGGAAACATACCTTAAACAACGGAATGCACGGTTTGTGTTTTAGTATGTATGAAGACGGCCAAGGGCCTGGTAATAAAATTACAGAACATCAGGTTGATAGACGTATGCAAGTGATCAAGCCTTACACCAAATGGGTGCGCTCATTTTCGTGTATTGAAGGCAATGAATTCATCCCTCGCATGGCGCACAAACACGGCATTAACACCTTGGTTGGTGCTTGGTTGGGTGATGACTTAGAAAAAAACGAAGAAGAACTAGAAGCCTTAATTGCATTGGCAAAAGAAGGCTGTGTAGATATAGCTGCCGTTGGCAATGAAGTGATGTATAGAGAAGAACTCACAGAAGCACAGTTGTTAGAATACATCCTTAGAGTAAAAGAAGCATTGCCCGGAATTCCAGTAGGCTATGTGGACGCTTATTATGAGTTTACACAGCGACCAAAAATCGCAAAAGCTTGTGATGTCATTTTAGCCAATTGCTATCCCTATTGGGAAGGCTGTAGCCAAGAAGACTCCTTAAATCACATTCAAAAAATGTTTGGCGAAGCAGTTGATGCGGCACAAGGAAAAAAAGTAATAATTACTGAATCTGGCTGGCCGAGTGAAGGCGGCAGTTTAAGAGGGGCGTTTTCATCTAAAGAAAATGCAATGCGCTATTTTATAAATGTCCAAAAATGGTCTAAAGAAGCCAATATAGATCTATTTTATTTCTCCTCCTTTGATGAATCATGGAAAGTGGGCACCGAAGGCGATGTTGGTGCCTATTGGGGTCTGTGGGATAAAAATGAGAAGTTGAAGTTTTAG
- the panB gene encoding 3-methyl-2-oxobutanoate hydroxymethyltransferase, with protein sequence MSASKKEYKRVTVKSLIEMKSLGEKISMLTAYDYTMAKIVDGAGVDVILVGDSASNVMAGHETTLPITLDQMIYHASSVVRAIDRALVVVDLPFGTYQSDPKEALRSAIRIMKESGGHAVKLEGGKEIKDSIKKILNAGIPVMGHLGLTPQSIYKFGTYTVRAKEEEEALRLIEDAKLLERLGCFALVLEKIPAALAQQVAESISIPVIGIGAGGGVDGQVLVLHDMLGMTQEFHPRFLRRYLSLHEEMTTAINQYIDDVKSSDFPSENEQY encoded by the coding sequence ATGTCAGCATCAAAAAAAGAATACAAAAGAGTGACAGTAAAATCGCTCATTGAAATGAAGTCCTTGGGTGAAAAAATATCCATGCTTACAGCGTATGACTACACCATGGCCAAGATTGTAGATGGTGCAGGCGTTGACGTAATTTTGGTAGGAGACTCTGCCAGTAACGTCATGGCAGGCCATGAAACCACACTTCCAATTACCTTGGATCAAATGATTTACCACGCGTCTTCTGTAGTACGTGCCATCGATCGTGCGCTGGTGGTGGTTGACTTGCCTTTTGGAACCTATCAAAGTGACCCTAAAGAAGCCTTACGCTCTGCAATTCGCATCATGAAAGAAAGTGGTGGACATGCCGTAAAGTTAGAAGGCGGTAAAGAAATTAAAGATTCTATTAAAAAGATATTAAATGCCGGAATTCCTGTCATGGGCCATTTAGGACTTACACCTCAATCGATCTATAAATTTGGAACTTATACCGTAAGAGCCAAAGAGGAAGAAGAGGCTTTACGACTAATTGAAGACGCAAAACTTCTAGAGCGCCTAGGCTGCTTCGCTCTGGTCCTTGAAAAAATTCCCGCAGCCTTAGCACAACAAGTTGCTGAAAGTATTAGCATCCCTGTTATTGGAATCGGAGCTGGTGGCGGCGTTGATGGACAGGTACTCGTATTACATGACATGCTTGGAATGACGCAAGAATTTCACCCGCGTTTTTTACGTCGCTATTTGAGCCTACACGAAGAAATGACCACAGCAATCAATCAATACATTGACGATGTAAAATCTTCTGACTTTCCTAGTGAAAACGAACAGTATTAA
- a CDS encoding aldehyde dehydrogenase, with amino-acid sequence MEAKLILETQKQYFQTRATRDVGMLKKLLSNLRSEILKKEEAIYEALYKDFKKSKFEAYFSEVGIIISEIDATLKHIDSWSKPKKIRAAGLNFPSRDFIYSEPYGTVLVIAPWNYPFQLAIAPVIAAIAAGNTVVLKPSEHTTHTSQLLENILSAVFRPEHLKVIQGGIPETTLLLKERWDYIFFTGSVPVGKIVAKAAAPYLTPLTLELGGKNPCIVDDSMPTQLIAKRLVWGKFVNAGQTCIAPDYLLVHSSVKAQLISDLKTEITKAYGVNPQESEDYPRIINAANLSRLTTMLTDSKVVFGGSYDISDCYLAPTLIDEPSMDSEVMKDEIFGPILPILSYETEEDIQSVLSQYDKPLGFYVFSNNKSFYKKMIETYSFGGGTINDTMIHFGNSKLPFGGVGESGIGAYHGRLGFDTFSHKKGIVIKGNWLDIPLRYAPYTNKLKKLKRLFKFLG; translated from the coding sequence ATGGAAGCGAAATTAATTTTAGAGACTCAAAAACAGTATTTTCAAACACGTGCCACTCGTGATGTCGGAATGCTTAAAAAATTACTTAGCAACCTTCGTTCAGAGATTCTTAAAAAAGAAGAGGCTATTTACGAAGCACTTTATAAGGATTTTAAAAAATCGAAGTTTGAAGCTTATTTTAGTGAAGTCGGTATTATCATCTCTGAAATTGACGCCACTTTAAAACATATTGACTCTTGGTCGAAACCCAAAAAAATAAGAGCTGCGGGACTTAATTTCCCCTCAAGAGATTTCATCTACAGCGAGCCTTACGGAACTGTATTGGTTATTGCGCCTTGGAACTACCCGTTTCAGTTGGCAATTGCTCCTGTCATCGCTGCCATTGCTGCAGGAAATACAGTAGTTCTAAAACCAAGTGAGCATACGACGCACACCTCGCAGTTACTAGAAAACATCCTAAGTGCTGTGTTTAGACCCGAACACCTCAAAGTGATTCAAGGAGGTATTCCTGAAACCACCTTGCTTTTAAAAGAACGCTGGGACTACATCTTCTTTACAGGAAGTGTTCCCGTCGGGAAAATTGTAGCCAAAGCTGCAGCACCTTATTTAACTCCTTTAACACTCGAATTGGGCGGTAAAAATCCTTGTATTGTAGATGACAGCATGCCAACACAACTGATCGCAAAACGATTGGTATGGGGTAAATTTGTCAATGCAGGGCAAACGTGTATAGCACCTGATTATTTATTGGTTCATTCCTCTGTAAAAGCACAGTTGATTTCTGATTTAAAAACCGAAATCACGAAAGCTTACGGCGTAAACCCACAAGAATCCGAGGATTACCCTCGGATTATCAATGCTGCCAACTTATCTAGGTTGACAACGATGCTTACCGACTCTAAGGTGGTGTTTGGAGGTTCATACGACATCTCCGATTGCTACCTCGCTCCTACGCTAATTGACGAACCCTCTATGGATTCAGAAGTTATGAAAGATGAAATTTTCGGCCCTATCTTACCCATTTTGAGTTATGAAACCGAAGAGGACATCCAGTCCGTTTTAAGTCAATATGACAAACCTCTTGGGTTTTATGTCTTTTCAAATAATAAATCTTTTTACAAAAAGATGATTGAAACTTATAGTTTTGGAGGAGGCACAATCAACGATACCATGATTCATTTCGGAAACTCTAAATTACCTTTTGGAGGGGTCGGAGAAAGTGGTATTGGAGCCTATCATGGGCGGCTTGGATTTGATACATTTTCGCACAAAAAAGGCATCGTTATTAAAGGAAATTGGTTGGACATTCCACTACGCTATGCGCCCTACACAAACAAGCTTAAAAAGCTGAAGCGGCTGTTTAAATTTCTAGGGTAA